In Acidobacteriota bacterium, the following proteins share a genomic window:
- a CDS encoding branched-chain amino acid transaminase: MSFGTGRIWMNGELVDWADAKIHIGSHVIHYGSGVFEGARCYDTPDGAAVFRLDAHVRRLYDSAKIYRMDYKELEPEEFHEAILDTIRANRYSACYVRPLLYRGYDTLGVNPFSCPVEAAILVWEWGAYLGDDALEHGVDVQVSSWGRGAPNRFPSVAKSTANYANSQLIKMEATLNGYAEGIALDPRGFVSEGSGQNIFVVRDGLITTPPSADSILPGITRDVVITLAGDLGFEVREETLPREALYIADEVFFTGTAAEISPIRSIDKIAIGNGKRGPLTAAIQRRFFDVIKGRVPDTHGWLKFVYGDPVTAAQGAEAAAGAG, from the coding sequence ATGAGCTTCGGCACCGGCCGTATCTGGATGAACGGCGAGTTGGTCGACTGGGCCGACGCGAAGATTCACATCGGCTCCCACGTCATCCACTACGGAAGCGGCGTCTTCGAGGGTGCACGCTGCTACGACACGCCCGACGGCGCCGCCGTGTTCCGCCTCGACGCACATGTCCGGCGGCTGTACGACTCGGCGAAGATCTACCGCATGGATTACAAGGAGCTCGAACCGGAAGAGTTCCACGAGGCGATTCTCGACACGATACGCGCGAACCGGTACAGCGCCTGCTACGTCCGTCCGCTGCTCTATCGGGGCTACGACACCTTGGGGGTCAACCCGTTCAGTTGCCCGGTGGAGGCTGCGATCCTGGTCTGGGAATGGGGCGCCTACCTGGGGGATGACGCGCTCGAGCACGGCGTCGACGTCCAGGTCAGCTCCTGGGGCCGGGGGGCGCCCAACCGGTTCCCGTCCGTGGCCAAGTCGACCGCCAACTACGCCAACTCGCAGCTCATCAAGATGGAGGCGACCCTGAACGGGTACGCCGAAGGCATCGCCCTCGACCCGCGCGGCTTCGTGAGCGAAGGCAGCGGCCAGAACATCTTCGTGGTCCGTGACGGCCTCATCACGACGCCCCCGTCCGCCGACTCGATCCTGCCGGGCATCACACGCGATGTCGTCATCACGCTGGCGGGAGATCTCGGGTTCGAGGTACGCGAGGAGACGCTGCCGCGCGAGGCCTTGTACATCGCCGACGAGGTTTTCTTCACGGGCACCGCGGCCGAGATCTCGCCCATCCGGTCGATCGACAAAATCGCGATCGGCAACGGCAAGCGCGGCCCGCTGACCGCGGCCATTCAGCGCCGTTTCTTCGACGTCATCAAGGGCCGCGTACCCGATACGCACGGCTGGCTGAAGTTCGTCTACGGCGATCCCGTGACGGCGGCGCAAGGGGCCGAGGCCGCAGCCGGAGCAGGCTGA